AAAATGACATACTAGTAAAATGTAAGATGCTGCTAATGGTTCTAGGAAGACATCAATAGGCAATGTAGTAAACTCTAGAAATTTGGACATGAATGTATTCTTTAGCCAAAAATGGGTAGTGGGAaatttgatctttttaaaaaatatattcttggaGATTTTACTTACTGGAATTGTGATGCTTGAACACATAGTTGTGGTACATGATAGAACTCTTACAAGAACTTAGGAGTCTGCCCTCAGAAGGCAGGGTGTTAAATTGGATGCAGAGAATCTGGGCCAGGCTTCCGGAGCTTTCATTCACCTATTAGCACACTCATTTGTGTATCCATTTTCTGTGAAGGGTTTATATAGGGCACAGATTTCCTGTTTGAAGAAAGATGGGTCAGATTAATTTAGCTTGATGTTgtaaagcaagcttgtccaacccacggccCACGGGCTGCatatggcccaggatggctttgaatgcagcccaacacaaatttgcaaactttcttaaaacattatgagatttttatttgtgattttttttttttttttttttgcttgtcaactatcattagtgttagcgtATTTTGTGTGACCCAAGATAATTCttccactgtggcccagggaagctgaAAGTTTGGATACCCTTGTTGTAAAGTGTCTGGCCGAGTTCCCTTTTGAAGTGTGGCGTTATGATGGAAGTGTCCATTCCGGTTGTGTGTTGGAtctttctgtaaacatggaggtGCAGTTTAAATGAGTACCTGTCATCTCTTCTCTAAAGGGGGAGCAGCCTCTGGGAGTGACAGTGCTGACAAGAAGGCTCAAGGTCCCAAAGGTGGTGGCAATGCAGTAAAGGTGAGTTACTGGTTCCTTTTTTTCCATGTTAAATATAAATTCCGTTTATGTGTTAGTACACGTAAAAGACAGAATGCTTAACTCATTCTAACAGGCTAGCCTAACACTGgtataaaatcaaaataacacaaaattgTAGCtgggcgcacctgtaatcccagcactttgggaggccaaggcaggcagatcagcctggccaaaatggtgaaaccctgtctctactaaaaatacaaaaatttgcctggtgtggtggtgtacacctgtaatcctggctacttgggaggctgaggcttgagaatcaagaatcgcttgaaccaggaggctgaggttgcaatgagctgagattgcaccactgcactccagcctgggcaacagagtaagattccatctcaaaaaaataaataaataaaaataaatttaaaaaaaatggaaaatatagacCAGTCTTGCTTATGAAAAGTAAttccctttaaatattttctcatgtaCTTTCTCAGATACCCAgaatttctttatagttttttagTATTGTTCCTTAAAATGCATTAAGTTAGATCTTCCCAGTAATTGAGTTATTTCTTaggacaaaataatattttatgaaaccAAGAGATTAGATAAGTGTTAAAAGGCCTCTGCTGAATAaacaggcaagggtgcaggtcTCTTTAGAAAGCTTCCCCACTGGTGAGCCACAAACCAGGGTCTTGACCATGAAAATGGGGGCAGGAGAAAATCAGCAAATAATTACTTGAAATACTTAACCTAGCCCCAGAGGAGTATCTGCTGGGAGAAAATTTAATCTGCAAACTAGAAAGTGCTATGTAACAAGGCAATTTCCATGTTTTAGTCAGGATATGGGAGCCTGTactttgattcattcattcagtaaggACTTAGTGACATCTGCCCTGTGCCAAGCAATGTATTAGGCTCTGGGgatttttttatcatttatttatttaataaaaaagtaagagatgggccaggcacaatggttctttcctgtaatcccagcactttgggaggccaaggcacgaggatcacttgagcccaggagtttgagaccagcctgggcagtatagcaagaccctgtcactaaaaaaataaaaataaaaaattagccagacgtggtgatgCACAACTGTGgccgtagctactcaggaggctgaggtgggaggatcgcttgagcccgagaatttgaggctacagtgagccatgattgtgccactacactcatcctatgcaacagagcgagaccctgtctcaaaaaaataaataaaaagtaagagaTGGTCCTTGTTATCACAGGCTACTTGGGAGCAGTTAGGTAAAGATATATATTTCATTGCTGTATGATAAGCATAGCAGTGGAACTGCATCATATAAATTCAGCCTTACATGTGTAGCCTAAAAAAGAGCGATCATGTAAATGGTGTGGACTGTTCTGCCCACTCTTCTATTCAATGAACCTATgccccacagagagagagagagagatgagagacaTGCACCTGCTTTTCTATAGTTGCCCTGAATTCTTGTATGAGCATCCAATCATGTGAAGTGGGGTTCTGGTATCCAAAGATAAGTTTTCATAAAACATAGCCCCTAAATACAACCCAGTTACTTCATGTTACAAACGGAGTACAGCGTGTCTGGCTATGTCTGGGCTTAAATGAGAGCTGACATGCTGGTCTCCCATATGACATCTTCATAAAGGGATATTCTAGGGTAATTTTGGCTATATGCAGTTTTCACCTAATATGTTTTCACAAGCATCTAACCTAAGAGACTGTTGCACTGCGTATGGCTTtagctacttttttttattttttttttgagacggagtttcactcttgttgtccaggctggagtgcaatggcacgatctcggctcactgcgacctccgcctcccaggttcaagcaattgtcctgcctcagcctcccaagtatctgggatcacaggtgcctgccaccgcgcccagctagttttttgtatttttagtagagatgaggttcaccatgttggccaggctggtcttgaactcctgacctcaggtgatccatctgcctcggcctcccaaagtgctgggattacaggcatgagccaccgtgcctggcggctttagctaattttttaaaaactttgttttattgttttattgtttttatctttgtagagatggagtctcgctatgttgcccaggctggtcttgaactcctggcctcaagcgatcctcccgcctcagcctccaaaagtgttaagattataggggcatgagccaccacacctggtgcaTATGGCTTTAAAGAGGCATCTTAccctctctggaaaaaaaataagttcaaTGTGGCCACTCATGAGATATATGGAAAGGAGTGGCACGTTATTCACTAGGAAAGTAGATTAgggttaaatttgtttttataaagccttttattttaagataattatagattcacatgcagttgtaagaaataatacatctagctgggcatggtggcgtgtgcctgtagtcccagctacttgggaggctgaggtaggaggattgtttgagcccaggagtttgaggcggcagtgagtcaggatcacgccactgcactccaacctgggcaacagaatgagaccttgtctctaaaaaagaaaaaaagaaaaaggaaaagaaataatacgTATTCCTTTGTTTCTCCCAATGGTAACACCTAacaaaactatagtacaatagCACAaacaggatattgacattgatgtAGTCAAGATACAGACAATCCTACCACCACAAGGATCCCTCCTCTTGGCCTTTTATAACTATACCCGCTTCCCTTCTGCCCCACCTCTGCCCCCTTAACCCATGGCAGCAACTTATCTGTTCTCCATTTGTGTAACGATATAATGTCAAGAATGTTATatgaatggaataatacagtatgtaaccttttgggaTTGGTTTTATTCACCCAGTATAATTCGCTGGAGATTTCATTCAGGTGGTTTTGTttatcaatagtttattcctctgtattgctgaatagtaccagttgagtatccctaatccaaaaatccaaaatacaaaatgctgtaagatctgaaactttttgagcgcTGACATGACACTCAAAGTAAATGCTCATtatagcatttcagattttgaattttcagattagggatgctcaactggtaagtataatgcaaatattcccaaatccGAAAtactctggtcccaagcattttggataaatgATATTCAACCTGTATCCCATGATGTGGAAGTGCTGTAGTATGTCgaaccattcacctgttgaagaacAGCTGGGTTGTTTCAAGTGTTTTTTGAAGGCACCAGTCGGTGAGGGACCCTGGGACCCTCCAGCCTTTTAGGGTTCAGCTCCTTTCACATTCTGTCATTCTGCTTCAGACCCCACCCCTGTGCCCACACCCTGCCCTTTTGTCGCTATAAGCTCTGCAGATTCTGAGACCCATCCACTGACCAcagcttccctccttccccttcccttcctgcctccGCCAATCCTGTTCCTCTGTTCTTCTCCTCACAGACCCCCAAGCCCTCGAGTCCACCCTGATCTCCCCAGTTTCTCCTAGGCTTCATGTTTGTTTTCCTATCCCCCGCACACTCAAAATTAGGCCTAAGGGCTTGATCATTGGATTGAGGAGGTCCAATTTTTCTTTTGGCCACCTCCCTGCATCCACCTCCCTGCTACTCAGGATCAATCCAATGGTCTACTTTCTATGCACTTAAAATCAGAACTATAGTTAGAAGAGAAGAATTTGAGTGGTTCtagtataaagaaaagacaaatatttaaggtgatggatattccaagtatactgatttgatctttaccaattatatgaatgtattagatTATTGCATTACCTTGAAACTGTACATCTACTAtgcatcaataaaaaagaaaggaaggaaaagaaaagaaaagatttcctTGAAAATGTCTACCTGGGGGCAACTTAAATATTAATACTTGATTTTTAATAAGTATGTAAATAAAGTATTTACTAATAATTCCAATATGAGTATTATATTTGCTCATAGATTAACTTATTTCAGTAGCTTGGCTCAAATTTGAAACAGttacttaagaaagaaaaattcagccgggcgccggtggctcatgcctgtactcctggcactttgggaggccaaggcttgcggatcacctgaggtcaggagttcaagatcagcctggccaacatggtaaaaccccgtctctactaaaaatacaaaaattagccgggtgtggtggcgggtgcctataatcccagctactcgggaggctgaggcaggagaatcgcttggacccgagaggcggaggttgcagtgagctgagattgcgccactgcactccagcctgggcgacagagtgagactccatctcaaaaaacaaaaacgaaaaacttttctagaatttctggaggtgattctaatatgctgCCAGGGTTAAGAAACACTCATCTAGTCTCACAGCGTTAGtgtgaggatttaatgagataaGTACTCAtcaacttttaaatgtttttgttattttaacaagAAAGTGGAAACCAGACCCATTGTCAGGAACTCATTGGCTTTCAGCCCCCTAGCAACAAAGTTACCTCCTCACCTTTTTTCCTTTAAGGCTAATTTTTCAAACCGTGTTCTGAATACCAAACCTTGCTCCTTCATTTATCTCTACCCTCTTTTTTGTTCTGTCTTCAaccggttttttttttcctgggtctTTCCCTTCATTCCAAAAGTATGCCCAGGGACCTTTAAAATtcgtgggtttttttgtttttgtttttgtttttgagatggagtctcactcttgttgcccaggctggagtgcagtggtgcggtcttggctcaccgcaacctccatctcccaatttcaagcgattctcctgcttcagcctcccgagtagctgggattacaggcatccaccaccactcccggctaattgtttgtagttttagtagagatgggatttctccatgttggccaggctggtctccaattcctcacctcaggtgatccgcccacctctgcctcccaaactgctgggattacaggcctgagccacctcgcccagtgTAAATTTCGTATTTACATGTCTTCCACTTTTTGCCTCTAGCCAGAGCCCTTTCTCCTTTTCAAACAAAATTAGTTTGTTTGAATTACCCTCCCACTTGACATTGTTTCCTCAGTCAGCCTGCTGTATTCTGGCTTCTGCACTTAAACTCTTCTGAAACTCCTTTTTCTGAGATCATTGCTCCATCATTGCACAATTTATTATACTTCTTACCTGATGTCTCTGCAACACTTAACCCTTGTTGACCATTTCCTCCTTGAAACTCTCTCCTGCCTTGGTTTGTTAGCACACGCTTCTCTCCTACCTATATGgcctttcctttttattatgcttttttcttttttctttttaagagacaggttcttgctctgtcacacaggccggGGTGCATgacatgcagtggcatgatcatagctcactgcagccttcaattcctgggctcaagtgatcctcctgcctcagcctcctgagtagctaagactacagatgtgcaccaccatgcccggctaatttttttaaaagtttttgtagagatgggggtcttactacgttgctcagactggtctcaaactcccatcctcaagggatcctcccaccttggcctcccaaagtgctggggttataggtgtgagccactgcgcccagccccttttTATTACACTTTTTGAGTTCTTTACTTGTTGCTTGAACATTGATAGTCTCCAAGGTTACTTtagctttctttcctcctcttctcatTTTCATCTCCTTCCTGGTAACCTCATGAATTCCACACTTCAGCTGCCACCTCCATAGTCATCACTCCCAAACTCTTTCTGTAGCTTGGCTCTCCAAGACATAGCTGCACTGTTTCCAGTTGGTTGGTCACACTTGCAGACCCCACAGGAATGAAAAACTCTTTGTCGCACTGTCTAAACTAGAATACtcgtttattcatttataaaaaggTGGACGGTATCCCCTATCTGTGACCACGAATGCAGTGTACATTTTCCCAGGAATTGTATCAGACAATCACTTGGTGAGTATGGAAGCAGAAACAAGGAGGCAATCTAGaagctgtctcttaaaaaaaaaaaaattaactgtaaaacagcctcaggcaggtccttcaggaggtattccagaagaaggcattatcataggagatgacagtcCCATGCATGTTATTGTCCCTGAAGACCTTTCCATGGGACAGGACATGGAGGTAgaaaacagtgatattgatgatcctgaccctgtgtgggCCTAAGctagtgtgtgtatttgtgtcttagtctttaataaaaaagtttaaaaagttaaaaaaaaattttaaatagaaaaaagcttatagtggctgggcgtggtggctcacacctataatcccaacactttgggaggctgaggcaggcagatcacttgaggtcaggagttcaagaccagcctggctaacattgtgaaaccctgtctctacaaaaaatacaaaaattagcttggcgtggtgacacgtgcctgtaatcccagctactcaggaggctgagagacacaagaatcgcttgaacctgggaggcggaggttgcagtgagctgagattgtgctactgcactccgacttggatgacagaatgagacttcatctcaaaaaaaaaaagaaaaaagcttatagaataaggatatgaagaaagaaaatagttttgtaCAGTTGcacaatgtgtttgttttttaagccaaGTGTTATTAAAtagagtcaaaaagtttaaaattttttaaatgtataaagttAAAAAGACATAATAAGCTAAGGCTAATTTAATATTGAATAAAGAAAAGTGTTTTATAAATTGTAGCTTACATGTATAGTGtgtataaagtctacagtaggggacgggtgcggtggctcatgcctgtaatcccagcactttgggaggtcaaggcgggtggatcacctgaggtcaggagttcgagaccagcctgatcaacatggtgaaaccccgtctctacaaaaaatacaaaattaggccgggtatggtggctcatgtctgtaatcccagcactttgggaggccaagacaagcggatcacctgaggtcaggagttcgaggccagcctgaccaacatggcgaaaccatctctactaaaaatacaaaacttatccaggtgtggtggcgcgtgcctgtaatcccagctactagggaggctgaggcaggagaatcacttgaacctgggagggggaggttgcagtgagctgagatcgcactgctgcactccagcctgggtgacagagcaagactccgtctcaaaaaaaaaaaaaattagccggtagccaggcgtggtggtgcatgcctgtaatcccagctactcaggaggctgaggcaggagactcacttgaactaAGGAGggggaggtttcggtgagccaagatcgcatcattgcactccagcctgggcaaaagagcgaaactccatctcaaaaaaaaaaaaaaaaaaaaaagtctacagtagtgtacagtaatgtcctaggccttcgtattcactcaccactcactgactcacccagagcaacttccagtcctgcaagctccattcatgtaAAGTGTCCTATAtaagtgtaccattttttatcttttatactatatttttactgtaccttttctatgtttagatacccaaatacttaccattgtgttacagttgcttaTGGTATTCAGTACATTCacatactgtacaggtttgtagcctaggagcaataggctatgccatatagcctagatgtgtagctggccataccatctaggtttgtgtaagtacagtgTTATGTTTGCACAAaaacaaaattgcctaataactCATTTCTCATGTTTCCCTGTAGTTAAGTGACGCATGACTATAAGTGATTCTATTTGAATGTGAAATGAGAAATCCTGTGAAACAGCTATCTtgacaaaatcatttttaaggataatagttttttttaaatccatggcTTTATGTAAACATAGGTCAAATTTGAATACTTCAGTAGGGTTGGGCGTTCTTAATATTCAACCTATGATACCTTTTCAAACTGTGGAATTGTGGGGAGGCTTATACATTGGGTCTCTTTTAGTAAGAAAtacttcctggccaggcacggtgtgctgacacctgtaatcccagcattttgggaggctgaggtgggcagatcactttaggccaggagtttgagaccagcctggccaacatagtgaaacccatctctactaaaaatacaaaaagttagctgggcgtggtggtgcgcacctatagtcccagctacttgggaggctgaggcaggagaattgcttgaacccgtgggtgaaggttgcagtgagccaagatcgggccactgcactccagcctgggcaagagacggagactctgtctcaaaaaaaaagatagaaatactTTCTAGCAGGTTTTTTCTTATCCTCACTCTGATGAAATAATAGCTAGCTGTTGGTCAATGGTAGCTGCATTATCTCAATCTTCACAATCCTATGAGAACACATAGGTCCCGTTATCATCGCATCTTGATGTACAAATGGAGAAACACTTGGAGGTTTAAAAACATGCATAggttcagccgggcatggtggctgacgcctgtaatcctagcactttgggaggccgaggcgggcagatcacttgaggtcaggggttcaagaccggcctggccaacgtggtgaaacaccatctctactaaaaatacaaaaattagctgggtgtggtgatgggtgcctgtaatcccagctactcgggaggctaaggcaagagaattgcttgaacccaggaggcagaggttgcagtgagctgagagcacaccactgcactccagcctgggagacagagtgagactccgtctctaaataaataaataaataaagcctaagTTCATAcagcagagttgggatttgatTCTAGGACCACAGCTCTCAACCCGTATCGTGTTTCCTCCTCCTGTTAGCATGAAGGTATATGGTAAAAGATGGGAGCTTTCCGGCCGTgagcggcggctcacgcctgtaatcccagcactttgggaggccaaggcgggtggatcacgaggtcaggagttcgagaccagcctggccaacatggagaaaccccatctctactaaaaatacaaaaattagccaggtgtgatggcacatacctgtaaacccagctattcaggaggctgagacaggagaattgcttgaacccgggaggcggaggttgcagtgagccgagatcacgccactgcacttcagcctaggtgacagagcaagactccttctcaaaaaaaaaaaaaaggcggagCTTCCCACAGCCAGGTGCCTATTTTCCATCTAAATCAGGACTCTGAGACATTGTCTTAATATGGGGAATGGGATTGTGGTTGTTGTCCTGGGCAAACTTCCAGGATTTTTACTTGCTATGaactaatgtgttttttttttaactggtggGGGTAATCCAAATGTAACCACTGTACTTTAAGGAGTCATTTGGGTCTCCAAGTATTACATGAATGTACTTTTTCCTTGCAGGTCAGACACATTCTATGTGAAAAACATGGCAAAATCATGGAAGCCATGGAAAAGTTAAAGTCTGGGATGAGATTCAATGAAGTGGCCACACAGTATAGTGAAGATAAAGCCAGGCAAGGGGTATGTTGctcttattatttataattttctctcaAGGTAAGAAAGCAAAgtaaaaatgacaaataataaaataagataaaaattctCCATCCTCCACAGAAGAAACACAGAAGTAGGGATCATTCCTTTGTTCAACCATTGGTTGTAGCCATATTTTGGTTTAAAGATCTCAAAAGCAGAAATGTCCAACTTGTAAATAGTAGAATAAGGGTCATCTATGTCGAAACCTAGGCATGACCAAACTTGCACAGCTAACTTCAAAGTCCAGCAGTGTTGAGAGTACTTATGTGTTCAGTCTAGTTAGACTTCTTCTACCTATTTGTCCTTATTGAGCCTATTCCTGTATTGCTCTTAGGAATATACCTCGTAACCTTAGCAAAATGTTGGGAAATTCTCTCAAGCTACAGTAGAACTGTTCCCTCTTCAGGGCCACTTGATATCACTTATCTTTTGGGTTTTTCAGGGCGACTTGGGTTGGATGACCAGAGGGTCCATGGTGGGACCATTTCAAGAAGCAGCATTTGCCTTGCCTGTAAGTGGGATGGATAAGCCTGTGTTTACAGACCCACCGGTTAAGACAAAATTTGGATATCATATTATTATGGtcgaaggaagaaaataaaatcatatgaaaGACTGAAtaagttttatacattttgtttctttaaaaggtATTACATATTCTTTTGAGCTGGAGCTGcaaggaaatacaaaaatttttaaaaagaaaagatattggaTGCTCCTTGTATTCTGTGAAAGCTCTAAGTATGGGTTTGTAGGTGTAAGAGAGGGTGGGGCTAAGTGAATGTCAACTGTAGTAGGTATTCAGTCAGTCGTTCTCAAAGAGAAGTCAAGCAGACTCCCTTTAACCTGTATTCTCTTTCCTCCCAGAACTATATCTGACTCTCAGTCTGTCCCATAAATTAATTCAGAAACCATCTTCAGGGGAAGCAGATATCAACTCACACTATTCACACAACTGAAAATATTGGGCATCAAATAGATTAGTGTGTGAGAATCATAAAATAAGTTCCTAGACAACATTTGTTTTACATGTTAGTCAACTCTGATCTTCCAGGACAGGTGGTATTAGCTCCACTGTCTTAACATAGTACGCGGCACGTTATGCCTTTCAGTGTTaactcctttctttttaaataaatgtttattggagAAAAAAAGCACTCAGTTGTTCCATGAGTTGTTTCGTACTAGACTAACCGAGTGCTGGTTAAAGGGAGGGATGTCAGCATAAAAATGTCATTCCCTCATCTTCAGTGTATGGGTTACATTAGGACTGTCCTTTCCAGGGCCAATGTTCTGTgcatctaaatttttaaaatttaaaatgccatatttatgacatataaaaaagtataaagattACTAATATAAATACTATACtgcttcaaaaataaaactttgccAACACAGCTATGTGATTCTTAACAGATTATTTTAACACACTGCTTTCTCTCCCTCAGCTGCATTTGATATTATACCCACTTATATAATGGCAACTTTGCCTAGATACCTGACTTTCCCACTTGAGAAGAGTTTCTGAGCACCTCAGTAGGTTATGCCTCCATGAGATTTTCCCCACGGAGCAGATATGCCAGTGTATACGGAGATGTTCAAATAGATATAAGATGAAACtatggctgggcccagtggtgtgcacctgtagtcttagctacttgggaggctgaggcaggaggatcacttgagcccaggagttctgggctgtagtgtCCTATGCCAATCGGGTATCAGCACTAAGTTCAGCATCAATACAGTGACCtcatctgggcacagtggctcatgcctataatcccagcattttaggaggccaaggtgggaggatcacttgagccttggagttcgaggctgcagtaagctatgaccatgcccactgcactccagacttcagcctgggcaacagaagccctgcctcttaaaaaaaaagaaagaaaaacatggtgACCTCCTGGGAGTGAAAGACTAGCAGGTTGCCTAAAAAGGGGTGAACTGGCCCAGGTTGGAAACTCAGCAGGTCAAAACTCTGGTGCTGATTAGTAGTGGGATTGCACCTTTGAAtatccactgcactgcagcctggccaacacagtgagaccccgtgtctaaaaaaaaatttaaagctgaAACTACAtgttattgattgatttttttttaatgatttattgacatggggtcttgttatgttgctgaggctgggctcaaatgacccttctgcctcaacctccctagtagctgggactacaggcaagtgccactgcaccctgcctacaTGTACTTTGAAAACTACATTAAAAACAATgtctctaggctgggcacggtggctcatgcctgtaatcccagcactttgggaggctgatgcaggtggatcacttgaggtcaggagtttaagaccagcctggccaacatggtaaaaccccatttctactaaaaatacaaaaattagctgggtgtggtggcacacacctgtagtctcagctacttgggaggctgagccacaagaaatgcttgaacccaggaggtggatgctgcaatgagccgagattatgctactacactccagcctgggcgacagagcgagactccatctcaaaaaaataaaataaataaaataaaacaatgtgtcTAAATAAGGGTAGTAAATTCTGAAGAGCtatataggcatgagacactacCAAGCTACAGTCCTTTGCTTGGGACATTG
The Gorilla gorilla gorilla isolate KB3781 chromosome X, NHGRI_mGorGor1-v2.1_pri, whole genome shotgun sequence genome window above contains:
- the PIN4 gene encoding peptidyl-prolyl cis-trans isomerase NIMA-interacting 4 isoform X1: MPMAGLLKGLVRQLEQFRVEQQASKMPPKGKSGSGKAGKGGAASGSDSADKKAQGPKGGGNAVKVRHILCEKHGKIMEAMEKLKSGMRFNEVATQYSEDKARQGGDLGWMTRGSMVGPFQEAAFALPVSGMDKPVFTDPPVKTKFGYHIIMVEGRK